A stretch of Pseudomonas sp. LS.1a DNA encodes these proteins:
- a CDS encoding ATP-binding protein, which translates to MSEPVQFPLAAVVGADDLKLALCLTAIDPKIGGVLIEGPRGMAKSTLARGLADLLGEGPFVTLPLGASEERLVGTLDLDAALGQGKAQFSPGVLAQADGGVLYVDEVNLLPDTLVDLLLDVAASGTNRVERDGISHRHSARFVLIGTMNPEEGELRPQLLDRFGLNVALEGLPEPEARQQIIRRRLAFDSDPQAFCAQWAEAQAQLRERCQAARHALAGIALDDQALAWITERCYAAGVDGLRADLVWLRAARAHCAWRGGAAIEEADVDAVAEFALRHRRRVTPQANPPSAPPQPEQQPGQQGAGNPGEQGGQGDWGAMPAQPVASGARREVPNWAKKP; encoded by the coding sequence ATGAGTGAACCCGTGCAATTTCCGCTGGCCGCCGTGGTTGGTGCGGACGACTTGAAACTGGCGCTGTGCCTGACCGCCATCGACCCGAAGATCGGCGGCGTGCTGATCGAGGGGCCGCGCGGCATGGCCAAGAGTACCCTGGCCCGAGGCCTGGCTGACCTGCTCGGTGAGGGACCGTTCGTCACCCTGCCACTGGGCGCCAGCGAAGAACGGTTGGTCGGCACCCTCGACCTGGATGCCGCGCTGGGGCAGGGCAAGGCGCAGTTTTCCCCGGGTGTGCTGGCCCAGGCCGATGGTGGCGTGTTGTATGTCGATGAAGTCAATCTGTTGCCTGACACCTTGGTAGACCTGTTGCTCGACGTGGCCGCCAGTGGCACCAACCGCGTCGAGCGTGATGGCATCTCGCACCGGCACAGTGCCCGTTTCGTGCTGATCGGCACCATGAACCCGGAGGAGGGCGAGTTGCGCCCACAGCTGCTCGATCGCTTTGGCCTGAATGTGGCGCTTGAAGGCTTGCCCGAGCCTGAGGCGCGTCAGCAGATCATTCGCCGCCGCCTGGCCTTTGACAGCGATCCGCAGGCCTTCTGCGCGCAATGGGCCGAGGCCCAGGCGCAATTGCGCGAGCGCTGCCAGGCGGCGCGCCACGCCCTGGCCGGCATTGCCCTGGACGACCAGGCGCTGGCCTGGATCACCGAACGCTGCTACGCCGCCGGGGTCGACGGCCTGCGCGCCGACCTGGTCTGGCTGCGCGCCGCACGCGCGCACTGTGCCTGGCGCGGCGGCGCGGCCATCGAAGAAGCCGATGTCGATGCAGTGGCCGAGTTCGCCTTGCGCCATCGCCGCCGCGTTACGCCCCAGGCCAACCCGCCTTCCGCGCCGCCGCAGCCTGAGCAGCAGCCCGGTCAGCAAGGCGCAGGTAACCCTGGCGAACAGGGTGGCCAGGGTGACTGGGGCGCAATGCCAGCGCAGCCGGTGGCCAGCGGCGCCCGCCGTGAGGTGCCGAACTGGGCAAAAAAGCCCTGA
- the cobN gene encoding cobaltochelatase subunit CobN, producing MHLLRTQPGGFVPDDSIADLGQTPAELVILCSGDSHLALLADTAEQLPEDYPSLRLANPMQVQNHASVDLYVDQVLRHAKVILVSLHGGVGYWRYGVEQLVELAGRGVQLILVPGDDRPDPELTSLGSVSGEQAERLWHYLRQGGKANAINLFNCLASQWLGRDYAWDEPQPLPRTAVYHPAKGSATLEDWYPQWHPEQPVAPLLFYRSHLQAANTAFIDVFCQRLQAAGLNPLPIAVASLKESACLEQVEGWLDEVGAEVLVNTTGFALSSPERPNLRPFRRDIPVLQAICAQDNQPGWEASEQGLGARDLAMHIALPELDGRIITRPISFKDMAWRSERSQSDVVCYRAHPERMDFVAELARRWVELARLPNAQKRVALVLANYPTRDGRIGNGVGLDTPAAALNILKALQAEGYPLADLPGSGTQLIHQLLGGVTNDLDQLDLRPCAQSLSLADYQAAFERLPEANRQAVLERWGPPQQDPMYRSGRLMVAGLRFGLTFVGIQPARGYQVDPSAVYHDPDLVPPHGYLAFHFWLRHAFAADAVIHVGKHGNLEWLPGKGVGLSAQCWPDALLGPLPNIYPFIVNDPGEGAQAKRRTQAVIIDHLMPPLTRAETYGPLRHLEQLADEFYEAQLLDPRRARELQRDILELVKANHIDRELQLEGQLDDAAVWLPRLDTYLCDLKESQIRDGLHVFGQSPEGRLRLDTLLALLRVERGDGRGGNASLLRALAKALVPGFDPLDCELGQPWQGARPEQLQAMSSEPWRTCGDTRERLELLALQVIDQALGGTAQLPALSEWQPVHDVVQALREAVAPSLDACGSAEMHGLLAALAGRFVPAGPSGAPSRGRLDVLPTGRNFYTVDVRNLPTTTAWRLGFASANLILERHLQDHGDHLRQLGLSVWGTATMRTGGDDIAQAMALMGVRPVWATGSQRVDDFEILPLSLLDRPRVDVTLRVSGFFRDAFGNLIRLFDAAVQAVAALDEPDELNPLAARVRSERAALQAQGVDAEQAARQAGWRVFGAKPGAYGAGVQNAIDGRLWHSRDDLAEVYLNHGGYAYGASDDGTPARAQFAQRLAKVQAVLQNQDNHEHDLLDSNDYYQFQGGMLAASETLSGAAVASYHGDHSQADRPRIRTLKEELNRVIRARALNPKWIDGVKRHGYKGAFEMAATVDNLFAFDATTQLIDDHHYQALADAYVLDPATRDFMREHNPEALRDLTERLLEAQQRGLWQAPGEYREALEEQLLDGEEQA from the coding sequence GTGCACCTGCTGCGGACCCAGCCCGGCGGCTTCGTGCCGGATGACAGCATTGCCGACCTCGGCCAGACACCCGCCGAGCTGGTGATTCTCTGCAGCGGCGATTCGCACCTGGCATTGCTCGCCGATACTGCCGAGCAATTGCCCGAGGATTACCCCAGCCTGCGCCTGGCCAACCCGATGCAGGTACAGAACCATGCCTCGGTCGACCTGTACGTCGACCAGGTACTGCGCCATGCCAAGGTCATCCTGGTGTCGCTGCACGGTGGCGTCGGCTACTGGCGCTATGGCGTCGAGCAGCTGGTCGAGCTGGCCGGCCGTGGCGTGCAACTGATCCTGGTACCGGGCGACGACCGCCCGGACCCGGAGCTGACCAGCCTGGGCAGCGTCAGCGGCGAGCAGGCCGAGCGCCTCTGGCATTACCTGCGCCAGGGCGGCAAGGCCAACGCCATCAACCTGTTCAATTGTCTGGCCAGCCAGTGGCTGGGCCGCGACTATGCCTGGGACGAGCCGCAGCCTTTGCCGCGCACCGCCGTGTATCACCCGGCCAAGGGCAGCGCCACGCTGGAGGACTGGTACCCGCAGTGGCACCCCGAGCAACCGGTGGCGCCGCTGCTGTTCTATCGCTCGCACTTGCAGGCGGCCAACACCGCGTTCATCGACGTGTTCTGCCAGCGCCTGCAGGCCGCCGGGCTCAACCCGTTGCCGATCGCCGTGGCCAGCCTCAAGGAAAGTGCCTGCCTGGAGCAGGTCGAAGGCTGGCTGGACGAGGTGGGTGCCGAGGTGCTGGTCAACACCACCGGCTTTGCCCTGTCCAGCCCCGAACGCCCCAACCTGCGCCCGTTCCGTCGCGACATTCCGGTGCTGCAGGCCATCTGCGCGCAAGACAACCAGCCCGGCTGGGAGGCCAGCGAGCAGGGCCTGGGGGCGCGTGACCTGGCCATGCACATTGCCTTGCCCGAACTGGACGGGCGCATCATCACCCGCCCGATCAGCTTCAAGGACATGGCCTGGCGCAGCGAGCGCAGCCAGTCCGACGTGGTCTGCTACCGCGCTCACCCCGAACGCATGGACTTTGTCGCCGAGCTGGCCCGTCGCTGGGTCGAGCTGGCGCGCCTGCCGAATGCCCAGAAGCGCGTGGCCTTGGTGCTGGCCAACTACCCGACCCGGGATGGCCGCATAGGCAACGGCGTTGGCCTGGACACGCCGGCGGCCGCGCTGAACATCCTCAAGGCCCTGCAGGCCGAAGGCTACCCGCTGGCCGACTTGCCGGGCAGCGGCACGCAACTGATCCACCAGTTGCTCGGCGGCGTGACCAACGACCTCGACCAGCTGGACCTGCGCCCCTGCGCGCAGAGCCTGAGCCTGGCCGACTACCAGGCCGCCTTCGAGCGCCTGCCCGAGGCCAACCGCCAGGCGGTGCTGGAGCGCTGGGGGCCGCCGCAGCAGGACCCGATGTACCGCAGTGGCCGGCTGATGGTGGCCGGCCTGCGCTTTGGCTTGACCTTCGTCGGCATCCAGCCGGCGCGGGGTTACCAGGTGGATCCCAGCGCGGTGTACCACGACCCCGACCTGGTGCCGCCGCACGGTTACCTGGCGTTTCACTTCTGGTTGCGCCATGCCTTTGCCGCCGACGCGGTGATCCACGTCGGCAAGCACGGCAACCTCGAATGGCTGCCCGGCAAGGGCGTCGGGTTGTCGGCGCAGTGCTGGCCGGACGCCTTGCTCGGCCCGTTGCCGAACATCTACCCGTTTATCGTCAACGACCCGGGCGAGGGGGCCCAGGCCAAGCGCCGCACCCAGGCGGTGATCATCGACCACCTGATGCCACCGCTCACCCGTGCCGAAACCTATGGCCCGTTGCGCCACCTGGAGCAATTGGCCGACGAGTTCTACGAAGCACAGCTGCTCGACCCGCGGCGGGCCCGCGAGTTGCAACGCGACATTCTCGAGCTGGTCAAGGCCAACCACATCGACCGCGAACTGCAGCTGGAAGGCCAACTGGACGATGCCGCCGTGTGGCTGCCGCGCCTGGATACCTACCTGTGTGACTTGAAGGAATCGCAGATTCGCGATGGCCTGCATGTGTTCGGCCAATCGCCTGAGGGCCGGCTGCGCCTGGATACCTTGCTGGCGCTGTTGCGGGTCGAGCGCGGCGACGGTCGCGGCGGCAATGCCAGCCTGCTGCGGGCCCTGGCCAAGGCGCTGGTGCCGGGCTTTGACCCGCTCGATTGCGAACTTGGCCAGCCATGGCAGGGCGCACGCCCTGAGCAGTTGCAGGCCATGAGCAGCGAGCCCTGGCGCACCTGTGGCGATACCCGCGAACGCCTCGAGCTGTTGGCGCTGCAGGTGATCGACCAGGCGCTGGGCGGAACCGCCCAGTTACCGGCCCTGAGCGAATGGCAGCCGGTACACGACGTGGTGCAGGCGCTGCGCGAAGCGGTGGCCCCCAGCCTGGACGCCTGCGGCAGCGCTGAAATGCATGGCCTGTTGGCGGCGCTGGCCGGGCGTTTCGTGCCCGCCGGTCCCAGTGGCGCGCCCAGCCGTGGGCGCCTGGACGTGCTGCCCACCGGTCGCAATTTCTACACCGTGGACGTGCGCAACCTGCCCACCACCACCGCCTGGCGCCTGGGCTTCGCCTCGGCCAACCTGATCCTCGAGCGCCACCTGCAGGACCACGGTGATCACCTGCGCCAGCTCGGCCTGTCGGTGTGGGGCACGGCAACCATGCGTACCGGCGGCGATGACATCGCCCAGGCCATGGCGCTGATGGGCGTGCGACCGGTGTGGGCCACCGGCAGCCAGCGGGTCGACGATTTCGAAATCTTGCCGCTCAGCCTGCTCGACCGCCCGCGGGTGGACGTGACCTTGCGCGTTTCCGGCTTTTTCCGTGATGCCTTCGGCAACCTCATCCGCCTGTTCGATGCGGCAGTGCAGGCGGTGGCCGCGCTGGACGAACCCGATGAGCTCAACCCCTTGGCCGCCCGCGTGCGTAGCGAGCGTGCCGCGCTGCAGGCGCAGGGCGTTGACGCCGAGCAGGCTGCGCGCCAGGCCGGCTGGCGGGTGTTCGGTGCCAAGCCCGGGGCCTACGGTGCCGGAGTGCAGAACGCCATCGACGGGCGCCTGTGGCACAGCCGCGACGACCTGGCCGAGGTTTACCTCAACCACGGTGGCTATGCCTACGGCGCCAGCGACGACGGTACCCCGGCACGCGCCCAGTTCGCCCAGCGCCTGGCCAAGGTGCAGGCGGTGCTGCAGAACCAGGACAACCACGAGCACGACCTGCTCGATTCCAACGACTATTACCAGTTCCAGGGTGGCATGCTGGCGGCATCGGAAACCTTGTCCGGTGCGGCAGTGGCCAGCTACCACGGCGACCACAGCCAGGCCGACCGGCCGCGCATCCGTACCCTCAAGGAAGAGTTGAACCGGGTCATCCGTGCCCGGGCGTTGAACCCGAAGTGGATCGACGGGGTCAAGCGCCATGGCTACAAAGGCGCCTTCGAGATGGCGGCGACAGTCGACAACCTGTTCGCCTTCGACGCCACCACGCAACTGATCGACGACCATCATTACCAGGCGCTGGCCGATGCCTACGTGCTCGACCCGGCGACCCGCGATTTCATGCGCGAGCACAACCCCGAGGCCCTGCGCGACCTTACCGAGCGTTTGCTGGAGGCCCAGCAGCGCGGCCTGTGGCAGGCGCCGGGCGAGTACCGCGAAGCCCTTGAGGAACAACTGCTCGACGGCGAGGAACAGGCTTGA
- the cobW gene encoding cobalamin biosynthesis protein CobW, which translates to MKTLAKLPVTIVTGFLGSGKTTLLRHMLDNAQGRRIAVIVNEFGELGIDGEILKQCSIGCTEEEASGRVYELANGCLCCTVQEEFFPVMRELVARRGDLDHILIETSGLALPKPLVQAFQWPEIRNACTVDAVITVVDSPAVAAGTFAAYPDQVDAQRKLDPNLDHESPLHELFADQLASADLVVLNKADLIDAEGLAKVRAEVAEELPPAVKVIEASSGKLPLEVLLGVGAESEAHIDGRRTHHDSHHDDDDHDDHDHDAFDSISIDLPEADESLLLDALTQLVVEFGILRAKGFAAIPGKPMRLLVQGVGTRFDKHFDRAWRADEPRITRLVLIGQDLDAVQLEARLRQALGA; encoded by the coding sequence ATGAAAACACTGGCCAAGCTCCCCGTCACCATCGTCACCGGCTTCCTCGGCTCGGGCAAGACTACCTTGCTGCGCCACATGCTCGACAACGCCCAGGGCCGCCGCATTGCGGTGATCGTCAACGAGTTCGGCGAACTGGGCATCGACGGCGAAATCCTCAAGCAGTGCAGCATCGGTTGCACCGAGGAAGAAGCCAGCGGTCGCGTCTACGAGCTGGCCAACGGCTGCCTGTGCTGCACCGTGCAGGAAGAGTTCTTCCCGGTGATGCGCGAGCTGGTGGCACGCCGTGGCGACCTGGACCATATCCTCATCGAAACCAGCGGCCTGGCCCTGCCCAAACCGCTGGTACAAGCCTTCCAGTGGCCTGAAATCCGCAATGCCTGCACCGTCGACGCGGTGATCACGGTGGTCGACAGCCCGGCCGTGGCAGCCGGCACCTTCGCCGCCTACCCGGACCAGGTCGATGCCCAGCGCAAGCTCGACCCTAACCTGGACCACGAATCGCCGCTGCACGAACTGTTCGCCGACCAGCTGGCCAGCGCTGACCTGGTGGTGCTGAACAAGGCCGACCTGATCGACGCCGAAGGCCTGGCCAAGGTCCGCGCCGAAGTGGCCGAAGAACTGCCGCCGGCAGTCAAGGTGATCGAGGCCAGCAGCGGCAAGCTGCCGCTGGAAGTGCTGTTGGGCGTAGGCGCCGAATCCGAGGCGCACATCGATGGCCGCCGTACCCACCACGATTCGCACCATGACGACGATGACCATGACGATCATGACCACGACGCCTTCGATTCGATCTCCATCGACCTGCCCGAAGCTGACGAAAGCCTGCTGCTCGACGCTCTGACCCAGCTGGTAGTGGAGTTCGGCATCCTGCGCGCCAAAGGTTTCGCTGCCATCCCGGGCAAGCCGATGCGCCTGCTGGTGCAAGGCGTGGGCACCCGTTTCGACAAGCACTTCGACCGCGCCTGGCGCGCCGACGAGCCGCGCATCACTCGCCTGGTGCTGATCGGCCAGGACCTCGACGCTGTCCAGCTGGAAGCGCGCCTGCGCCAGGCCCTGGGCGCCTGA
- a CDS encoding branched-chain amino acid aminotransferase, protein MSNESINWDKLGFDYIKTDKRYLSVWRNGEWDKGTLTEDNVLHISEGSTALHYGQQCFEGLKAYRCKDGSINLFRPDQNAARMQRSCARLLMPQVPTDVFIEACKQVVKANEKFVPPHGKGALYLRPFVIGTGDNIGVRTAPEFIFSIFAIPVGSYFKGGMKPHNFQISSFDRAAPQGTGAAKVGGNYAASLQPGAEAKKANFADAIYLDPLTHTKIEEVGSANFFGITANNEFVTPKSASVLPGITRLSLMELAQSRLGLTVIEGDVEINKLDRFVEAGACGTAAVITPIGGIEYNGKLHVFHDLEKVGPVTQKLYNELTGIQSGDVEAPAGWIVKVA, encoded by the coding sequence ATGAGCAACGAAAGCATTAATTGGGACAAGCTGGGTTTCGACTACATCAAGACCGACAAACGCTACCTGTCCGTATGGCGCAATGGCGAGTGGGACAAGGGCACCCTGACCGAAGACAACGTACTGCACATCAGTGAAGGCTCCACCGCCCTGCACTATGGCCAGCAGTGCTTCGAGGGCCTGAAGGCCTACCGTTGCAAGGACGGTTCGATCAACCTGTTCCGCCCGGACCAGAACGCTGCCCGCATGCAGCGCAGCTGCGCCCGCCTGCTGATGCCGCAGGTGCCGACCGATGTGTTCATCGAGGCATGCAAGCAAGTGGTCAAGGCCAACGAGAAGTTCGTGCCACCGCACGGCAAAGGCGCCCTCTACCTGCGTCCGTTCGTGATCGGCACCGGTGACAACATTGGCGTGCGCACCGCCCCCGAGTTCATCTTCTCGATCTTCGCCATCCCGGTTGGCTCGTACTTCAAGGGCGGCATGAAGCCGCACAACTTCCAGATCTCCAGCTTCGACCGCGCCGCCCCGCAAGGCACCGGTGCGGCCAAGGTCGGTGGCAACTACGCGGCCAGCCTGCAGCCGGGCGCTGAAGCGAAGAAAGCCAACTTCGCCGACGCCATCTACCTCGACCCGCTGACCCACACCAAGATCGAGGAAGTCGGTTCGGCAAACTTCTTCGGCATCACCGCCAACAACGAGTTCGTCACCCCGAAATCGGCCTCGGTGCTGCCAGGCATCACCCGCCTGTCGCTGATGGAACTGGCGCAATCGCGCCTGGGCCTGACCGTGATCGAAGGCGATGTGGAAATCAACAAGCTGGACCGTTTCGTCGAAGCCGGCGCCTGCGGTACCGCTGCGGTGATCACCCCGATCGGCGGCATCGAGTACAACGGCAAGTTGCACGTGTTCCACGACCTGGAAAAGGTCGGCCCGGTTACCCAGAAGCTCTACAACGAGCTGACCGGTATCCAGAGCGGTGATGTGGAAGCACCGGCAGGCTGGATCGTCAAGGTCGCCTGA
- a CDS encoding multidrug/biocide efflux PACE transporter, giving the protein MKNVSFTERLVHAVGYEVFAVLLCAPLLSWIMGKSLATAGALAVTLSVIAMLWNMVYNALVDRYVRVERIHWRASARFVHGLGFEAGLVVWCLPVAAWMLEISLLQAFMVELGFFVIILPYTVLYNWAFDKARHLLMQRRLA; this is encoded by the coding sequence ATGAAAAACGTGTCTTTCACCGAACGCCTGGTTCACGCCGTCGGTTATGAAGTGTTCGCCGTGCTGCTGTGTGCGCCGCTGTTGTCCTGGATCATGGGCAAGTCACTGGCGACGGCGGGGGCGCTGGCGGTGACCCTGTCGGTCATCGCCATGCTGTGGAACATGGTCTACAACGCGCTGGTCGACCGCTACGTGCGGGTCGAGCGCATACACTGGAGGGCTAGCGCACGCTTTGTGCACGGCCTGGGCTTCGAGGCCGGGCTGGTGGTGTGGTGCCTGCCGGTGGCGGCGTGGATGCTGGAGATTTCGTTGCTGCAGGCGTTCATGGTGGAGTTGGGCTTCTTCGTGATCATCTTGCCTTACACCGTGCTGTACAACTGGGCCTTCGACAAAGCCCGGCACCTGTTGATGCAGCGCCGCCTTGCATAA
- a CDS encoding LysR family transcriptional regulator: MRYSPEALVAFVEAASLGSFSAAARKLRKSQSTISIAIANFEADVGCPLFDRGGRHPSLNEAGRQVLSHVEAILDASARLDALAVRLAENVEALVSVVMSDSYSVTFQGAVMARFAQHYPHTELRCGPSEDADVIELIQQGLAHIGILATQPSYPADVAVARLPEQAEFGVYVASGHSLAALPQVQMQHLESVRQLYIKTYAPSLHHGRGQAWSAPDYLTLLEFAVRGFGWAELPRALVARFGSGLVELQVAGYPRRVDMDVAWSSRRALGPAGQWLVRQMLGR, encoded by the coding sequence ATGCGCTACTCACCCGAAGCTCTGGTCGCCTTTGTCGAAGCCGCATCGCTGGGTTCGTTCTCCGCTGCGGCGCGCAAGCTGCGCAAAAGCCAGTCCACTATCAGCATTGCCATCGCCAATTTCGAGGCCGATGTGGGTTGCCCGCTGTTCGACCGTGGCGGCCGCCACCCCTCGCTGAACGAGGCTGGGCGGCAGGTGCTGAGCCATGTCGAGGCGATCCTCGATGCCAGCGCCCGGCTCGATGCCCTGGCGGTGCGCCTGGCAGAAAATGTCGAGGCACTGGTCTCGGTGGTGATGTCGGACAGCTACAGCGTGACCTTCCAGGGCGCGGTGATGGCCCGCTTCGCCCAGCACTATCCGCATACCGAACTGCGCTGCGGCCCGTCGGAAGATGCCGATGTGATCGAGCTGATCCAGCAGGGCCTGGCACACATCGGCATTCTTGCCACGCAACCCAGCTACCCCGCAGACGTTGCCGTGGCGCGCTTGCCCGAGCAGGCCGAGTTTGGCGTGTACGTGGCCAGCGGGCATTCATTGGCAGCTTTGCCTCAGGTGCAGATGCAGCACCTGGAGAGCGTACGGCAGCTGTATATCAAGACCTATGCCCCCAGCCTGCACCACGGTCGCGGCCAGGCCTGGTCGGCACCGGATTACCTCACCCTGCTGGAGTTCGCCGTGCGCGGGTTCGGCTGGGCCGAACTGCCCAGGGCGCTGGTGGCACGGTTTGGCAGTGGGCTGGTGGAGTTGCAGGTGGCCGGGTACCCGCGACGGGTTGACATGGACGTGGCCTGGTCGAGCCGGCGCGCGCTCGGGCCAGCCGGGCAGTGGCTGGTGCGGCAGATGTTGGGGCGGTAG
- a CDS encoding YegP family protein — translation MTGWFELSTSSNGQYRFVLKAGNGETILTSELYTSRQAADNGIASVQANSPLAERYEERVSTNGKVYFNLKAANHQVIGTSQMYASTQARAVGIASVKTNGPSTTVKDLT, via the coding sequence ATGACTGGTTGGTTTGAACTGAGCACAAGCAGTAATGGACAATACCGGTTTGTTCTAAAAGCAGGTAACGGTGAGACTATTCTCACCAGCGAGCTGTATACGAGCCGGCAGGCAGCGGATAATGGAATCGCGTCCGTTCAGGCCAACAGCCCGCTGGCTGAGCGTTATGAAGAGCGAGTCTCCACTAACGGGAAAGTTTATTTCAACCTGAAAGCCGCCAATCACCAAGTCATTGGCACCAGCCAAATGTACGCAAGCACACAGGCACGTGCTGTCGGTATTGCTTCGGTGAAAACCAACGGCCCTTCGACAACCGTAAAAGATCTCACCTGA
- a CDS encoding DUF2950 domain-containing protein has product MNRQSIAALVLAAGMAWSTQAAAQEAFPTPEKAVDAFVAALGQEKPDEARLAQLLGDDWRTYIPRGGVQRSDVDTFLEQYRAQHSIDMSGASKAILAVGSDHWTLPIPLTRGNQGWRFDLKAGSAEIRARRIGRNELGAMQSMLAYHDAQMDYATQDHNGNGALEYAQKIFSEPGKHDGLYWEDDGDGQVSPLGPLFGQDMVGDAWYGYHFRILDAQGPSAPGGAYSYLIGNQMSRGFAMVAWPAKYDDTGVMSFMISHDGEVFEKDLGPHGDKLAKEMKRFDPDDSWKVVDVAAGN; this is encoded by the coding sequence ATGAACCGTCAATCGATAGCGGCACTGGTACTCGCAGCCGGTATGGCCTGGTCGACCCAGGCCGCTGCGCAGGAAGCCTTCCCGACGCCGGAGAAGGCCGTGGACGCCTTTGTTGCGGCGCTGGGCCAAGAGAAGCCTGATGAAGCCCGCCTGGCCCAGTTGCTGGGCGATGACTGGCGTACCTACATACCGCGTGGAGGTGTGCAACGCAGTGACGTGGACACGTTCCTGGAACAGTATCGTGCGCAGCACAGCATCGACATGTCGGGGGCGAGCAAGGCCATTCTCGCGGTGGGCAGTGATCACTGGACGTTGCCCATACCGTTGACCAGAGGCAACCAGGGGTGGCGTTTCGACCTCAAGGCCGGCAGCGCCGAAATCCGCGCCCGGCGCATTGGCCGCAACGAGCTGGGTGCCATGCAGTCGATGCTGGCCTACCACGATGCGCAGATGGACTACGCCACCCAGGACCACAATGGCAACGGTGCGCTGGAATACGCGCAGAAGATCTTCAGCGAGCCCGGCAAGCATGACGGGCTGTACTGGGAGGACGACGGCGACGGCCAGGTCAGCCCGCTGGGCCCGCTGTTCGGCCAGGACATGGTCGGCGACGCCTGGTATGGCTATCACTTCCGCATCCTCGATGCTCAAGGCCCATCTGCCCCCGGCGGTGCTTATAGCTACCTGATCGGCAACCAGATGAGCCGCGGCTTCGCCATGGTTGCCTGGCCGGCCAAGTACGATGACACCGGGGTGATGAGCTTCATGATCAGCCATGACGGCGAGGTGTTCGAGAAAGACCTCGGGCCGCACGGGGACAAACTGGCCAAGGAGATGAAACGCTTTGACCCGGATGACAGCTGGAAGGTGGTGGATGTGGCGGCGGGGAATTGA